tgaggatttttatttttatgtattaattttctattttgtattgttttgggGTTATTTTCCCTGAGTTTGAAATCAACCCGTTCATGTATGTGTCAAGCTCCATCCTGTTTTCTACAGGACACCTGACCTATGAAAAGTGTTTACACATCAATAAAATTACATTCATAGCTCATAGTATCTTTGACAGGCTGCTGTGGTTTGGTAGTTTGCTGGCTTTTTCATGTGTGGGTTTCACAGGTGCAGCCATCTATGGCTTTTTAAATGTCTCAGTAAAAAGCCACAGTCTTTTTATCACCTTTCTGCCAACAACTTTTTCTTGAACTTTTTACTACCAGCTACGCTGTGTGTATACTTAAGGATGATGATGAAATCTTGCCATGCTGTAATGTGAGAGAGGCAGTGCACTGTGGTGCTTGCACTGTGTTACATAACAGTTTTCTATACAGGCGAGACAAGGCAAACTCTGAGTAGACAAGAATGTtctgtgcacatgcagcacacagaTGTATACTTGTACGCCTTAGACAgccatatatatacatatatgtatatacaaacacacacacacacatatgtttttttttacttgttcaCTATTCAAAAAGTCTCATTACTCTATTTGTCCCAGATTCAACAATAATAAGTTCATAATTTGTAGGACCCAcatgcatgaaaacacaacattgcaTTTAAGCCAGATCCTGTCTTAGTCATTTGAGGTTTGCTGTTCTCCACTTGCAAAACGTTTTTGACCTTTTCACAGACTGTACAATACAAAAGTCAGCACATACTGCATCCTGCTCTAAATCTCAAGGACTTGCTATGTAAATGTTGATAAGTCATTAAGTAAATGATTCATAAaccctttcttctcctccaggtaTGTTTTTATGTGGCTCTTTACTACAATGTCATCATTGCATGGAGCCTGTTCTACATGGGTAATTCTTTTCAGTATCCTCTGCCGTGGGAGCAGTGTCCAATTGATATAACCACTAATGACACAGGTACTCGCACAACTCAGAAGTTAAACAAAATGGGATGCCATGTAGATGCCAGTCAGAACTCTGCAATGTCTTTTCTCCATCAACAGTGAAAGAATGTGCAAGTAGCTCCCCGACATCATATTTCTGGTTTCGGAAAGCCCTCAACATCACAAATTCTATCCAGGAATCCGGAGAGTTTAACCCCATCATGACAGGCTGCTTATTGGCTGCTTGGACAATTGTCTCCTTGGCTATGATCAAGGGCATCAAGTCTTCTGCAAAGGTACCTTAACATCGGCTCTAGTTATAGAATATGTACTTATGTACTCACATTTGTATTACTGTTAAAATAATAAGATGACAGTACAACAGTTTGCTGTCAGATGAGACAGATGAGTCATGAGACATGAGACGGTCGTatcaaataaacatatttaccCAAATGATAAACTATTCCTTTCAAATGCTCTGGCACAGAAATCACCctacacttctttttttccccaaatcttAGGTGATGTACTTTTCCTCAGTCTTTCCCTATGTGGTGCTCTTCATTTTCCTCATTAGGGGGTTGATGTTGGACGGAGCGATAGAAGGAATCACCTACATGTTTTATCCTAAGGTAAGCACAGGTTTCATCATGTGTTCCATCATATTCATGTTGCCCCCTTTATCTTTTTTCAAGATGTTGTTTCAAGATTTTCAACTTTCAGTGTTTAGAGAGCATTAAAAACGCAAGAGGAAGTTTTCCAAGTTTTGCAACTATAGACTTCTCtctggtgtttttcagcttgaAATCTGGGGGAATGTGCAGGTGTGGCGACAGGCTGCCACACAAGTCTTTTTTGCCCTCGGTCTGGGCTATGGCTCCGTTATTGCATATTCCTCCTACAATCCAGTCCACAACAACTGCCACAGGGACGCCCTGATGGTCTCTTGCATCAACTTCATGACGTCTGTGCTGGCCTCGCTGGTGGTTTTTGTTGTACTGGGTTTCCGTGCCAAGAATATTGCACTACGCTGCGTGGCTGAGTAtggatatgtgtgtatgtgtgtatgtgtgtatgtgtgtatgtgtgtatgtgtgtgtgtgtgtatgtgtgtgtgtgtgtgtgtgtgtgtgtgtgtgtgtgtgtgtgtgtgtgtgtgtgtgtgtgtgtgtgtgtatatgtgtatgtgtatgtgtatgtgtatgaatgtTAACTTCCCTTGAGTCATTATtagcaaacacattttgtaaaGCTACGTTTATATAAGCCCGTCTATTTGGTCTGTGTAAATCATGGTGTAAATGCAACATAGTacaaacttatttattttttgttttacatagCTGTAAAATTGGCAGGGGATTGTTGAAAGTAAATTGAAACACATGCTCAACACTGATTTTGGCGAATATTACCTTTCTCATATTGTATTTTCTAATTTTAACCTCTTCCAGAAATCTTGGTCTACTGAGCTCCATGACATCCCATGGGTCTAACCAGCACTGGTGGCCTTGGTTCAACATGACGGATCCAAGCTCTGTGTCTATAGCTGAATACAGAGAGTGGTACAGTCACTACAGCTCCATGGCGGGTTCTAACATCACTGACTGCAgcctggaggaggagatgaataAGGTGAGGGACATTTAATAGAACCGAGACTCCACATGAGTAAATGTGGAGACACAGACGCTGATCAAATCCATTATATATGTCCTGTATTAATCTATGTTATAGGAAGAGAGACATTTAAGATTTTATCAATGATTTGCTGGTGCAGACTTGCTTAAAGAAACAGGGACTCATAACCAGAGTTGAAGATTTCAATAGCATAGTATGTAGGTGCTGAGTTTCCCAGGATCTGTTAAGAATCTAGGAGGTGCTGTAAAATAtccaggccaaaaaaaaaaagaaagaaaacatatgGGACATTGTATCTAGTAAGTCCCCAGGAAAGATGGAAGCAAGCTGTGATAGAGTAGTGAAAGGAGAAActaaagaaacagaggaagaggtaCTAAAAGCCATGTTATCtcacagtgtttattttatcaCGAAATTCCATATTCTCAAAAATAGAGgcataggttttttttttttactgacaagGCTAGAAATACCAGTCCCAAGTCACAAacttctgttgtctgttttgcatGGAGCCACTAACTTTTTTGCAATCATCAGTCAATGTTTATATGATCTGACTTTTAGACCTATAGTcacatatttttctgtcttttgttggGTGAATGTAGGGTGTTGAAGGTACGGGTCTGGCATTCATAGCATTCACTGAGGTGATGGCCCTCTTCCCAGCCAGCCCCTTCTGGTCCACACTGTTTTTCCTAATGCTGCTCAACCTGGGCCTCAGCACCATGTTTGGGACGATGCAGGGAATCCTCACACCTCTTATGGACAATTTTAGCCTCTTGGGGCGTCACAGGACCATACTCACCGGTATTACTGTACAAACAAGTTAACACATGGTGTTCAAACATTACTCTGTATTACAGGCATTTAAagtttttgatgaaaaaaaaaactcctctgcAAGAGTCGAGGATTACATGAACTTGAgttgcttgtttttttattactttttttttttactgtcggTTCAGTTAAAAAGTTATTAAAACCTTGAAAATACAGCTCTATCTGTTTCCTGACAAACTTCTGATAGAGTAGAATAATATATCAGATAAATGTAATATGCTGTTTGTTCAGTACCTCTACTATTTTCTAACACTGTCTAtgctcttgtttgtttttcagtgtccaGCTGTGCTTTAGGGTTCTTGATAGGACTGTTGTTTACCCAGCGCTCAGGCAACTATTTTGTGACTATGTTCGATGACTACTCAGCAACCCTGCCATTGATCATCGTGGTCATTTTTGAAACCATCAGTGTGGCGTGGGTTTATGGAACTGATCGGTAAGAAACAATATTTCTGACAGAGATCACTATTAAATTATTTTCGTCTGTCCTGTTCCATTGTCTCtgtttcttattttgaaaagaagctattaatattgatattttccaccactgcagcTTCCTGGATGATATTGAAGTGATGCTCAACTGGCGCCCTCCAGTGGTTTACAAATATCTTTGGAAATACGTTTGTTTATTTGCTATGGTTGGTCTTTTGGCTGCCAGTTTGTTGCGCATGGTCTTCAAGAGGCCCACATACACCGCTTGGAATCAAAGCACAGTAAGAAATTTGTCCTACACAGAAGGAGTCAAAGTGAAAATAGCATGTTGTAGTTTACTATATATGTGAAAGTTTTACCATGACACCTCattttaacagtaatgtaaacagCTACACCACTGTTCATTTGTTTCAGTCTGTAAATCTGTTCTGGTGTGTGTTGTAGTATCATCTGCTCTTAGTAGTGTGTAGATGTACATTGAGCGTATGCAGTTATTTTGTCCAtctgttgtctttctctctgataTGTTCTGTGTCTTCAGGCTTCTGAGATGACTCTTGAGTACCCGGGCTGGGCCCTGGCTATGATCGTCATGCTCATCGTTTTTGCTAGCTTGCCTGTGCCTATAGTCTACATCCATTCCACACTGAAATACCGCAGGGTCCTCAGCACTCGCTCTGAAGAGGGAGGCAACCAGGAGATGCACCGCGAGTTGTACACCAAGTGCAGCTCCACCGAGCAGCTGGATTCCAACTCCCACCACCGAGTCCCCTGCGAAGAAGACGAGGCTCGTCCCAGGACTACTTTCCTGCCAATAGGGAACGAGCACTACCGGCTCCTGCCTCAGcgggaggaggaagatgaggagcaAGATACAGGAGTGTGAGCGTAGCTGTAGGAGGGTAGTTGtttgtgaaaagacaaaatgttgaacttCTGAGCGTGTACAAGCAAGACCCTGcaagagagaaatgagaaattgCAGCGAGGACAGTCATAGACAGAATAACACTTTATCAGAGGAAGAGTCTTTGGGTTATACCCCATCATCATATTCAAGCAAGCTCTACATTGCTGGCAAGCCAAAGTTATTTTAACTATTTATACTAGAAGGTACATTACCAGTCAAATCAAAAGGCTTTTTAGATTCTGTAGTTATGAAACTACgacctcagctgctctctgtacatccatcctttcattttctgaaCCATTCATGTTGTTCAGAAAATAAGAACACTTGCAAGTACATGAAAGAGGAAACAAGCTGCTATATTTAGTGAAACAGAGAATTTATTGGAGGTTTTAGATTAGGAAATTGACCAGTCACCAGTATGTCAGATTAGGTGTGCCTATTGTTTATGCCAGTGTTCATGTGGGGTTAAAGCTGAGTGGGGTGGTAACGTGTCTGGTGAATTTGAAGAATGCCGTAACTGACAGAAGTATGTTTTAGGATGAATATTTTTAACTAAATGACAAGTATGGGTTTGCATGAAAACATTCTACCTTGAgaaactgtgatgtgtgtgtgtgtgtgtgtgtgtgtgtgtgtgtgtgtgtgtgtgtgtgtgtgtgtgtgtgtgtgtgtgtgtgtgtgtgtgtgtgagagagagagagcatttcTGTTGTGAATCGGTTTGCATGAGAAATGAGAGATGTTAATATGTCAGTTACTTAAGGTTATTTTGcattatatttgtatttgacCTCATAAGACCACAGCAATGTTTTacatgtgttcacacagtgtaTATTGTGTAGCAGTGTTGTATTATACTAGATAAGGACTTTAATAAACCTCTAGATGGCAGCAACCTGACTGTGTGCCTCTGAGATTCACACAGCTTCACTCAAATCTGAGGCCATTAACATTTAAAagataatattcatttcttcagtGGGATTATTTTTAGACGCCAGGATCTATTTATATATGTATCTATGAGAAATAGTTGACTTTAAAGGGAATTTCTATCATTTTTAGAAGCCACTTAGAACAGAAAACCCACTTCATTTATAAAAGGTTTCATGTCAGTTTTGCTGGCACCACTTTTCCTGAGCAATCTTGATCAAAGTCGCTGAAATTCACACGTGCAGTCTGAAGTTTTGGTGGGCTGATGTCTCATAAATGAACATATTTTTATTGCAGTTAAATATAGCAGTATGTGTGCAGTTTGAGTAATTTCTTCACTGATGTGAAGTTTGCATTGTGCAGCTGGATACATTTCCTGTTACTGCTACTCACACATCTCCTTAGTAAGATTTTTGTTCTGGTGTTTCGTTCCTAAAATGTCAGATATTATCATAGTTTAGGTACTATCAGAATGCCCTTGTTTGTGGGTCGATCAGATTTTATGAATTGGCTAAACTATTTATGAACAAATCTGAATTACAATAGTCAGAGCCACTGAGAGATAAAAacatcccaaaaaaaacaagagcatgAAAATGAAGAGGCTGCAGTGCAAAGGTAATGTTCAGATGGCAAACCAAAAGCTTCTTCCACAACACACAGTTAAGAAAGGAAAAActaattttagcattttaatcacaaaaggaaaataatcatCACAGCCCAactgggttttgtttttcatacctGTCACTGCAGTGTCAGAAAGTTTGCCCTGTAACGTTTCCAGCTTCACTTTTATTGAATGGATGACAGTAGCACTTTCTGATCATGGTAACTGATCAAAGGTTTATACTTGGAACAAGCAGCTTGAATATTCATCACCctattcaacattttttttacagtgaaccTGAAAGGCCTACACCTCTCTGTGGCCCATCTgcggagagagagtgagtgagagagagagagagagagagagagagagagagagagaggcgagaaagagacagagagagggagaactgTGCGCGTTCGGGCAGGACAGGAGGGCGCGCGGGACATCAGCACACCGGCCGGGTCAAGGAGCTGCAAGGATGGAGATCCGACCAGACAGGTTTAAGGCGGCCGCGGGCAAAACTCTGGGGAAAATTCACAGGTACACACCTATTTCAAATATTCCTGACCCCACCTCTGActttttccccctgtttccacgCGTTTTTCTGAGGACAGTGAGTGTTGTTGCTGCGGAACTCCGCAGTTCATTATTCTGCGGGctcccatcctctctcctccacccagTGACTTTCCCGGGGAGGAAAAGTTTGTTCTCTATTGATTTAAACCGGGGAAAGAGGCGACTGTTGGATTTGAGCAGCGAACATTACGCAGGTAGCGGCCAAAGTCCAGCTTTGCGCAGCGCAGCGCACAGTGCGGTGAagtgggttaaaaaaaatggatggagaAAATCTTTGACGCTCATTTCATGGAGAGTTATTATTTAGTTATTATTTGGTGTTTGGATTTGagcaggtgttttgttttgtgtttgttcttttttggtgttgttgtggtttgatgttttatttctcaCCGTTCTTCTAAAAAACACGAATGATGCTGTTGTCTCTTCAACTCGTTTCATcctgtttgtcagtttgttctTGTGAGCTCAAAGTAGATTGAGCATATTGATGTTTCAGACTAGAAGAAAATTTGGTTACATAATATTTCCGTGCGCTATTGGCACGACCTGGCTGAATGAGAGAGCTGTCCAGATGGAGTCAAAGTCCTAAATTATCGTTATCcgttatctatctatctatctatctatctatctatctatctatctatctatctatctatctatctatctatctatctatctatctgaaTGAGTAGTAGGTGACCTACCTTCAAGTCTAACATAGAGGGTTCATTAGTTCCCCTTTGTCATATTGTTTATTTCACGTTTATTCCAGAATATACTGATCATTATCAGTGAAAGACTTTAGTAAACTCGGGTGTTTAGAACATTTCAGGGCATCATGACAATATGAGTTGTGTCAGTCTCAAACCCACTTAATtgttttttatgcattttcCAAGCAAAAACACCAAATATTACGTGGTTCTGTTCAGTtcacttcatttaaaatattttaacactCCATTGGCAATTTGAGGCAAAGGAAAATACCCACACATAAGAGCTGAAATATACACTGATTTTTAATCATGGTATGTTCATAGCAGGCCAGTGATGCCTAACACCACAAAGGCACATATCATATTAAAAAGCCAAAAGTCAACAgtgcaagtgcacacacaagGGAAACTGACCATTTCTATCACTGTTCACAACTCTGATGGATTCTGGAAGAAGAGCTGCAATCTTTTGTCGTGTGTGATTGGTTTGCAGACTGTTGATTGGACAAAATAAGTAATCTGAAGATGTTTCCTTGGACTGTAGAAAattctgacatttgtttttattattttctgatattttttcaGAAGTAATTGCAGCCCTGTAGTAATGAAAAGAATCAGCACTCCTTTATCACCTGTTCAGCCTTTATATGATACACACTCTGGCTCTTTGAGATGGTTTATGAAAAAGCAGATCttaaaaagtgtgtgtctgagccagcGTAATGTTTAAAGATCAACATATACTGCTGCAGTCTTTAATTATAAATGTGATAACGTGCAGgatatatgtaaataaattgCATGGCACGGTGAAAGTTGCAGCACAGATTGGTGTGCAGACAATATTTCAGTAAAAAAGAGAGATTAAAGACACTGGTAGAACCTCATGCAATAACCATTGCTTTAAGCTTTCACTCTCTCAGGATTTGAGGTAGCAACCAAACGTATAAATCCCGTCCTGAAATAGCCTGTTTTTCAGTCCAGCTGTCGAGCCACGCAAATCCCTAAACTCTCCCCTCCCACTCACTCCATCCCAGCCCATGTCACTTCCTCCAGccgctccctcctcctccatcctccgtccatctatccatccattgAGAAACCAGCACAGACAACTTTCAGCCTATCGGGGTCTCCCAGATTAACAGACATGAAAATCTCaagctttttctcttttactgttCGTGAGTCATGTATGTGCATGGCCACAGCTGATGCTATGAGATCTGATTGGATTCAGATTGGTTGTAGTGGGCGTTTCCTCAGCTTAGCTAGTGAACTCTGGTTTTAATGTGACTGCGGTGTAAGGTACAAACTATAGTTTCAATTCTGTTTAAATTGAagtgaaaaatgcatttttttaggTATGTATCTGCacgagtgtgtgtttataaacaTGCGCATGTGTGAATTTTTGTGCAGAGAGCCTCCCTGCACTGTGTGAACagatgagtgtgtctgtgtgcaatcTTACCACCTCACAGACAAAACCGTGATCCCTCCTGATGAAAGCAGCCAGGGGTTCATctattatttaaacattttctccATCAGAATGCATCTCCTGTTTCTATATTAAACTCCACTAGGTAAGCATAAACTTCAGCAGTGTAAGGTCAAGCACGCTCTACGTCTCCCCTCTGACTATTCACTCTTTTAAGGGGACCAGGGAACTCCTCCACACCACAACATGAAACATAATCATACAGATTCAGGCTACAGCTACATGTAAAAGTGTAAAAGTGTCTAATAGTATTGCATCTCTTAAAAATGCTACACGTATTTCCTAAAAGGCTTTTAAAGGAACTGGCCGCTTGACTGAATCTGCAGGATTTCATGGCTACAGAAGGAGAACTTCTGTTTCCTTACACACAAGCCAATACAGAATATAACAGGTAATccatttttaatcagttttactTGCAGTGGAGTGCTATGGTTCAAGATGTATTTCACAGTGGTCGGAAATGTGgtctaaataaaatattcagataAAAATGAGTAACTTCTACCCctaccctttttttttactgtttagactTTGGCAAACAGCAAGAAGTGCAAACATTTTGGCATTATTTTAATCATGGCATTGTTATCCATTTTAGAATTATTGTATAATATATAATGCTATGTTcttgaaattaatattttaagtacacccagagagagagagcggctTTGCCCCTTGGCTCTActtctctgtgtatgtgcaaaATCAGATGGGTTTCCTGATGAGTGAGGAGTTTCTATCACATTTTTAGAAATCTTTGAAATCTAATATAGCAGTTAACTTGCCCCGGGAACTATTACGCAGCACAGTGAAGGTGGTCTGATAGTCAGAggtaaatattttcacattgaaaaaaagatgtgaaagaCGAACTCGGTGCTGTGAGAAACAAAGCTttggaaaaaaatcagtgaaaaacaaatgaatatcTCACATCAGTCCAAGGATTGTGATGATTATAATCACTGTGATTATGACAGTGGCAGTGATAATGATAAAGCCACTGGACTGGTTGCTAAGACTAAAGATGATGACTCTTTGTATTTGAGGCAGGAAGAACATCGCTCAGATAACGCTGGGAGAGAGCAGGATGCttttagagaaaaagaaagacaccaAAATTCTACATTTGAGACTCTACTGcttctatttttatcttttgtgtttctgtcagtctATGCCAGTGTGTCACTCTCTCCTGTGTTGTTGCGTCTACATGTTGTCAGGTTGATGG
The window above is part of the Toxotes jaculatrix isolate fToxJac2 chromosome 18, fToxJac2.pri, whole genome shotgun sequence genome. Proteins encoded here:
- the slc6a16a gene encoding sodium-dependent neutral amino acid transporter B(0)AT2; its protein translation is MTEKPSLDSSEDRAWLGEGQSETQLTAGPDGAETNDGDRPAWDSKIQYVLAQVGFSVGLGNVWRFPYLCHQNGGGAFMLLYVFLLLIVGVPLFFMELAAGQSIRQGSIGVWKHISPKLAGIGYSSCMVCFYVALYYNVIIAWSLFYMGNSFQYPLPWEQCPIDITTNDTVKECASSSPTSYFWFRKALNITNSIQESGEFNPIMTGCLLAAWTIVSLAMIKGIKSSAKVMYFSSVFPYVVLFIFLIRGLMLDGAIEGITYMFYPKLEIWGNVQVWRQAATQVFFALGLGYGSVIAYSSYNPVHNNCHRDALMVSCINFMTSVLASLVVFVVLGFRAKNIALRCVAENLGLLSSMTSHGSNQHWWPWFNMTDPSSVSIAEYREWYSHYSSMAGSNITDCSLEEEMNKGVEGTGLAFIAFTEVMALFPASPFWSTLFFLMLLNLGLSTMFGTMQGILTPLMDNFSLLGRHRTILTVSSCALGFLIGLLFTQRSGNYFVTMFDDYSATLPLIIVVIFETISVAWVYGTDRFLDDIEVMLNWRPPVVYKYLWKYVCLFAMVGLLAASLLRMVFKRPTYTAWNQSTASEMTLEYPGWALAMIVMLIVFASLPVPIVYIHSTLKYRRVLSTRSEEGGNQEMHRELYTKCSSTEQLDSNSHHRVPCEEDEARPRTTFLPIGNEHYRLLPQREEEDEEQDTGV